TGCCATACAGTTGTGTTTTATATTCTAACTGCCTTCTAAATTCATAAAAGCCCATATCGGCAATAGCTTTTGATAATTTACCATTAGCTAACATCCCGGATACATTCAAATCCTCTATCCCTATAACCGCGTGGTTTTTGCTAATATAGGTGGTGATTTTGTGTAATGTATCTTTTCTGATGTTGGCT
This genomic interval from Anabaena sphaerica FACHB-251 contains the following:
- a CDS encoding RNA-guided endonuclease InsQ/TnpB family protein, encoding ANIRKDTLHKITTYISKNHAVIGIEDLNVSGMLANGKLSKAIADMGFYEFRRQLEYKTQLYGSKLVIVDRFYPSSKTCSSCGEKKTSLSLSQRVFKCVRAAWRKPLAVALRVTEI